In Lonchura striata isolate bLonStr1 chromosome 32, bLonStr1.mat, whole genome shotgun sequence, a single window of DNA contains:
- the LETM2 gene encoding LETM1 domain-containing protein LETM2, mitochondrial — MAARGCNALLAAARASFRGSPLLAHCSPLCSPAAALVQLVDPQLTRSSRDSRSQPWPRRACLGAALPCSPAHTLHTCSSPRQQLPGESLPRGSPRNQGAKPAKTLAKQILPAPVGKKSLRQRTMDELRHYYNGLHLLWTDTKVAARMVWRLLHGQVLTGRERRRLLRTCADLFRLVPFLVFVIVPFMEFLLPVFLKLFPEMLPSTFETESKKEEKQKKKLSAKLELAKFLRETIAEMAKRNKADTGKGKQFSFYLHELPPSGRQPSTQEILRFSKLFEDELTLEHLERPQLVALCKLLELQPLGTNNLLRFQLLLRLRSIKADDEMIAKEGVSGLSVPELQSACRARGMRSLGLSEEQLKEQLGQWLDLHLKENVPSSLLLLSRALYLIDLKPQSVPIPQNKTGEAAGVMTPVLDSQETLLDPAPVIQGRKNEEFVSQPAEKLPFSEASVKPPPRETKMEASQSSKAGANGA, encoded by the exons ATGGCTGCGCGCGGCTGTAACGCGCTCCTGGCCGCGGCCAGGGCCAG TTTCAGGGGCTCCCCTCTCCTGGCGCACTGCAGCCCCCTGTGCTCTCcagccgctgctcttgtccagctgGTGGATCCCCAGCTAACCCGGAGCTCCAGGGACTCCAGAAGCCAGCCCTGGCCACGCCGTGCCTGCCTGGGTGCTGCCCTGCCTTGCTCACCTGCCCACACCTTgcacacctgcagcagcccccggcagcagctcccaggtgaATCCCTGCCCCGCGGGAGCCCCAGGAACCAGGGAGCCAAACCTGCCAAAACTCTGGCCAAGCAGATCCTTCCCGCTCCTGTGGGGAAGAAGTCCTTGCGACAGAGAACCATGGATGAGCTGAGGCATTACTACAACGGATTGCACCTGCTCTGGACGGACACCAAGGTGGCTGCCAGGATGGTGTGGAGGCTGCTCCACGGGCAGGTGCTCACcgggagggagaggagaagg ctgctgagaaCTTGTGCAGATCTCTTCCGCCTGGTTCCCTTCCTGGTGTTTGTCATTGTCCCCTTCATGGAGTTTCTGTTACCTGTgttcctgaagctcttccctGAAATGCTGCCCTCGACATTTGAGACTGAGTCGAAGAAG gaagaaaagcagaagaagaaGTTGAGTGCAAAGCTGGAGTTAGCAAAGTTCCTGCGGGAGACCATTGCAGAGATGGCCAAAAGGAACAAGGCAGAcacaggaaaagggaaacaattctccttTTACCTGCACGAG CTCCCTCCCAGTGGCCGGCAGCCCAGCACGCAGGAGATCCTGCGCTTCTCCAAGCTCTTCGAGGACGAGCTGAccctggagcacctggagcgGCCGCAGCTGGTGGCCCTGTGcaagctgctggagctgcagcccctgggcacCAACAACCTGCTGcgcttccagctgctgctgcggcTGCGCAGCATCAAGGCCGACGATGAG ATGATTGCCAAGGAGGGGGTCAGTGGCCTGAGCGTGCCGGAGCTGCAGAGCGCCTGCAGGGCCAGAGGGATGCGGTCACTGGGGCTCtctgaagagcagctgaaggagcagctggggcag tggCTGGATCTTCATTTAAAGGAGAACGTTccctcttctctcctcctgcttTCCCGTGCCTTGTACTTAATAGACCTAAAGCCACAATCTGTTCCCATTCCACAGAATAAG ACAGGTGAAGCTGCTGGAGTGATGACACCTGTGCTTGACAGTCAGGAGACCCTCCTGGATCCTGCCCCTGTTATACAGGGAAGAAAG AATGAAGAATTTGTGTCCCAGCCAGCAGAGAAATTGCCATTCTCTGAAGCGTCAGTGAAGCCTCCCCCACGAGAG ACCAAAATGGAAGCATCGCAGAGCAGCAAGGCCGGTGCCAACGGAGCCTGA